A single Dermacentor albipictus isolate Rhodes 1998 colony chromosome 3, USDA_Dalb.pri_finalv2, whole genome shotgun sequence DNA region contains:
- the LOC139057461 gene encoding mucin-7-like, producing MLLRSIFEYTEGARRTKRSFKMHRVSFLVSAVLLLTVEAQDPAARTYGSHHHGHQPHPSSHHPGHSHVSAGHHHQLDPLHPHVLQSLLQGSGHQLYSVPAQAASNANTVPLMVCRIIQVPLARAPPSVVPKADSSSKPPQHVFQNIPSSIGNVVSRVMNPVVSLLNNAFNRTSHREHGHNAHHPHNFTALNHTADHGQGHSVHHHRNLTAPKEHVVQEKLPTPGKMSPQPPRRCSRITSRPAVATETTATPSSAPVVTSAIPTTELTTRANSSPTVTTPVLKSKLCGYAPTPSVPVPRAYPFTALGPVTTSTDVPAPIPEESTAEIPEGITAAASTVLPTTSTAVSPSLPEDRAQGTASTLAAATLLAQSTPQPMPLPSRNEPVVSTYSPASDNPSSGSFVVIATSAVNNTVQRPTSVPVL from the exons atGCTGCTACGCAGTATTTTCGAATATACCGAGGGAGCACGACG GACCAAGCGGTCGTTCAAGATGCACCGCGTGTCATTTCTGGTGTCGGCCGTACTCCTACTCACGGTCGAAGCGCAAGATCCTGCCGCTCGAACATATGGCTCGCACCATCACGGTCACCAACCCCATCCTAGCAGCCATCATCCTGGGCATAGCCATGTCTCCGCTGGTCACCACCATCAGCTCGACCCACTGCATCCTCATGTCTTGCAATCACTACTTCAAGGGTCGGGCCAccaactttattcagtgcccgcGCAAGCAGCGTCGAACGCGAACACGGTTCCACTCATGGTGTGTCGCATCATTCAGGTCCCTCTGGCCCGGGCTCCGCCTTCTGTCGTTCCCAAGGCAGATTCCAGTTCCAAGCCGCCCCAGCATGTTTTTCAGAACATTCCTTCTTCGATTGGAAACGTCGTTAGCAGGGTTATGAACCCGGTGGTCTCCCTTCTGAACAATGCCTTCAACCGCACATCCCATCGTGAACACGGCCACAATGCGCATCACCCCCACAATTTTACGGCTCTCAACCACACCGCTGATCACGGCCAGGGCCACAGTGTGCATCACCACCGGAATTTAACTGCGCCCAAGGAGCATGTCGTTCAAGAGAAGCTCCCAACCCCCGGCAAGATGAGCCCCCAACCGCCTCGCCGTTGTTCAAGAATTACCTCTCGTCCAGCCGTCGCGACTGAGACCACTGCAACGCCCAGCTCGGCGCCCGTTGTGACAAGCGCGATCCCGACTACGGAGTTGACCACTCGTGCTAATTCGAGCCCCACGGTAACCACACCTGTCCTGAAGAGCAAGCTCTGCGGCTACGCCCCTACTCCGAGTGTTCCTGTTCCACGCGCTTACCCTTTCACTGCCCTGGGACCAGTTACTACTTCGACAGATGTGCCTGCTCCCATTCCTGAAGAGAGTACTGCGGAAATTCCCGAAGGGATTACCGCTGCCGCAAGTACTGTCCTGCCTACCACTTCTACGGCTGTATCCCCTTCCCTACCTGAAGACCGAGCGCAAGGAACTGCTTCGACTTTGGCAGCTGCCACGCTGCTTGCCCAGTCCACTCCGCAACCAATGCCATTGCCCAGCCGTAATGAACCAGTGGTATCTACTTATTCCCCAGCCTCGGATAACCCCTCCTCAGGGTCTTTCGTTGTGATCGCAACCTCGGCTGTAAATAATACCGTGCAGAGGCCGACGTCTGTGCCAGTTTTGTGA